In Pongo pygmaeus isolate AG05252 chromosome 13, NHGRI_mPonPyg2-v2.0_pri, whole genome shotgun sequence, one genomic interval encodes:
- the IFNA6 gene encoding interferon alpha-6, with amino-acid sequence MALPFALLMALVVLSCKSSCSLGCDLPQTHSLGHRRTMMLLAQMRRISLFSCLKDRDDFRFPQEEFDGNQFQKAEAISVLHEVIQQTFNLFSTKDSSAAWDERLLDKLYTELYQQLNDLEACVMQEVLVGETPLKNEDFILAVRKYFQRITLYLTEKKYSPCSWEVVRTEIMRSFSSSRNLQERLRMKE; translated from the coding sequence ATGGCTTTGCCTTTTGCTTTACTGATGGCCCTGGTGGTGCTCAGCTGCAAGTCAAGCTGCTCTCTGGGCTGTGATCTGCCTCAGACCCACAGCCTGGGTCACAGGAGGACCATGATGCTCCTGGCACAAATGAGGAGaatctctcttttctcctgtcTGAAGGACAGAGATGACTTCAGATTTCCCCAGGAGGAGTTTGATGGCAACCAGTTCCAGAAGGCTGAAGCCATCTCTGTCCTCCATGAGGTGATCCAGCAGACCTTCAACCTCTTCAGCACAAAGGACTCATCTGCTGCTTGGGATGAGAGGCTTCTAGACAAACTCTACACTGAACTTTACCAGCAGCTGAATGACCTGGAAGCTTGTGTGATGCAGGAGGTGTTGGTGGGAGAGACTCCCCTGAAGAATGAGGACTTCATCCTGGCTGTGAGAAAATACTTCCAAAGAATCACTCTCTACCTGACAGAGAAGAAGTACAGCCCTTGTTCATGGGAGGTTGTCAGAACAGAAATCATGAGATCCTTCTCTTCATCAAGAAACTTGCAAGAAAGATTAAGGATGAAGGAATAA